A genomic segment from Pleurodeles waltl isolate 20211129_DDA chromosome 9, aPleWal1.hap1.20221129, whole genome shotgun sequence encodes:
- the CCDC177 gene encoding coiled-coil domain-containing protein 177, with amino-acid sequence MVTPEEDGPSLEPGGAEGITADASAVSVNGLDPKGNGPASTMDRPRDQSPLLHLDLFNFECAEAEGSRYVLTSPRSLEACARCMVKPVELLPRCLNDLVREAPGRSMRVATGLYEVYEIDRQKKLQMCRDERERIIREEKRRILTPVASSVPTSPAPKISFKSTSSNKEGRAKTKSHSLDSLPKRKSGSSSKASSDSGASSTLSGGSLKDKWPIANPITHTVATMNTLVGRSFSLGDLSHSPQTTKKVETIVKEFKKRGVSEVPERDKKIAALMIAKHQEENLLNEQRYMAHLQWDHQRRKAELRREQEEKEKQRALLQCHRMWESQVEKRKTKLTQEQREAAALKKSQCLVLEERWREQAERQERERRERLERTRLEEKHKKVHQQHNLKTKEDHQKESLEDVEHTVQHKLTIAEQKKMEKELQKQSEKKLLNKVVKLKQEALFQELTKQEEAESEFLKRSLDGSLGKAQENFERMMERRNQELRERALKEELQIHRARLLAERKEREQREHLEALAKAGEEKIQLAAQVAEEVAQQKARRAVKSRLEKEKAQKANKEKVEHYEQMRRQELLQSIERKLERSEHIFKEKKTYLDNARSIARASFHIREKVREETNTRTFDKMALEAQLRASIDKK; translated from the coding sequence ATGGTGACGCCAGAAGAGGATGGACCGAGCCTCGAGCCAGGCGGAGCAGAGGGAATTACCGCTGATGCATCAGCAGTATCAGTGAATGGCCTAGATCCCAAAGGCAATGGCCCAGCCTCCACAATGGATAGGCCCAGGGACCAGTCACCGCTGCTACACCTTGACCTCTTCAATTTCGAGTGTGCGGAAGCAGAAGGGAGCCGCTATGTCCTCACCAGTCCACGGTCGCTGGAGGCCTGTGCCAGGTGCATGGTGAAACCAGTTGAGTTACTGCCCAGGTGCCTTAACGACCTGGTACGAGAAGCCCCTGGACGTTCCATGAGAGTGGCCACAGGACTCTACGAGGTGTATGAAATTGACCGGCAGAAGAAGCTCCAGATGTGCCGGGATGAGAGGGAGCGCATTATCCGGGAGGAGAAGCGGAGGATCCTGACTCCAGTGGCAAGCAGTGTGCCCACATCGCCAGCACCCAAGATCTCCTTTAAGTCCACTTCCAGCAACAAGGAGGGTCGGGCGAAGACCAAGAGTCATTCCCTGGACTCTCTGCCCAAAAGAAAGAGTGGGTCCTCCTCCAAGGCATCTTCTGACTCAGGGGCATCCTCAACACTCAGCGGGGGAAGCTTAAAAGACAAATGGCCTATAGCAAACCCCATAACTCACACAGTGGCCACCATGAATACTCTGGTCGGTCGAAGCTTTAGCCTAGGGGACCTGAGCCACTCACCCCAGACCACCAAGAAGGTGGAGACGATAGTGAAAGAGTTCAAGAAGAGGGGGGTCAGTGAGGTCCCTGAAAGGGACAAGAAGATAGCAGCCCTGATGATAGCCAAGCACCAGGAGgagaacctcctcaatgagcagAGGTACATGGCGCATCTCCAGTGGGACCATCAGAGGCGAAAAGCAGAGCTGAGGAGGGAGCAGGAGGAAAAGGAGAAGCAGCGGGCTCTTCTCCAGTGCCACAGGATGTGGGAGTCCCAGGTGGAAAAGCGGAAGACCAAGCTGACCCAGGAGCAGAGAGAGGCCGCGGCTTTGAAGAAAAGCCAGTGCCTGGTGCTCGAGGAGCGGTGGcgagagcaggcagagagacaggaACGGGAAAGGAGGGAGAGGCTGGAAAGGACCAGACTGGAAGAGAAGCACAAGAAAGTCCATCAGCAGCACAACCTGAAGACCAAGGAAGACCATCAAAAGGAGAGCTTGGAGGATGTGGAACATACGGTGCAACACAAACTGACTATAGCCGAGCAGAAGAAAATGGAGAAAGAGCTGCAGAAGCAAAGCGAGAAGAAGCTCCTGAACAAAGTGGTGAAGCTGAAGCAAGAAGCTTTGTTTCAGGAGCTGACCAAGCAGGAGGAGGCTGAGAGTGAGTTCCTGAAGAGATCTCTGGATGGCAGCCTGGGAAAAGCACAGGAGAACTTCGAGCGGATGATGGAGAGAAGGAACCAGGAGCTGAGGGAGAGGGCCCTGAAGGAGGAACTCCAGATACACAGGGCACGGCTGCTGGCTGAGAGGAAGGAGCGGGAGCAGCGGGAGCACTTGGAAGCCTTGGCCAAAGCTGGGGAGGAGAAGATACAGCTTGCGGCTCAGGTTGCCGAGGAGGTGGCGCAGCAGAAGGCACGCCGGGCGGTGAAAAGCCGGCTGGAGAAGGAGAAGGCACAGAAAGCCAACAAAGAGAAGGTGGAGCACTATGAGCAGATGCGGCGTCAGGAGCTGCTCCAGTCCATCGAGCGCAAGCTGGAGCGCAGCGAGCACATCTTCAAGGAGAAGAAGACCTACCTGGACAATGCGCGGTCCATTGCCCGGGCCTCCTTCCACATCCGCGAGAAGGTGCGAGAGGAAACAAACACACGCACTTTTGACAAAATGGCCCTCGAGGCCCAACTACGCGCTAGTATTGACAAGAAGTAG